One Pseudodesulfovibrio cashew DNA window includes the following coding sequences:
- a CDS encoding 4Fe-4S dicluster domain-containing protein — protein sequence MAAKFLPTNQLASWLAELSGQYRTLVPRREGDAVVFRPFEEAFAPELGVRPTMSTKASVFPKCEPLMTFKYEKDEEDPGKVMVDVTERRDDAPAVVVGGRPCDVAGFFTFDRVYNTEKIKDLNYLARRENTFFVSLACEQPATTCFCNWVGGGPADTKGADVLMVPVSGGWLMEPVTDKGGELVASLEDGKAKEAEAQAVKDKANAAIGDAVDVSAAQDKLLALFDDAAFWEAQSSKCISCGTCTYLCPTCYCFNITDEKFGMEGVRMRTWDNCMSALFTMEASGHNPRPTKAHRLKNRVGHKFSYYPSLHDGNIACVGCGRCIKSCPVSVDIRAIVQNAIAAPAPEQEG from the coding sequence ATGGCTGCCAAATTCCTTCCCACCAACCAACTTGCATCCTGGCTGGCAGAACTGTCCGGACAGTACCGCACCCTGGTTCCCAGGCGCGAAGGCGACGCAGTTGTCTTTCGTCCGTTCGAAGAAGCCTTTGCTCCCGAGCTCGGTGTTCGTCCGACCATGTCCACCAAGGCATCGGTATTCCCCAAGTGCGAACCGCTGATGACCTTCAAATATGAAAAAGACGAAGAAGACCCGGGCAAGGTCATGGTTGACGTGACCGAACGCCGGGACGACGCCCCTGCAGTCGTGGTCGGTGGCCGCCCCTGCGACGTGGCCGGCTTCTTCACCTTCGACCGTGTGTACAACACCGAGAAGATCAAGGACCTGAACTATCTGGCCCGCCGCGAGAACACCTTCTTCGTGAGCCTGGCCTGTGAACAGCCCGCCACCACCTGCTTTTGCAACTGGGTGGGCGGCGGCCCCGCCGACACCAAGGGCGCAGACGTCCTGATGGTCCCGGTCTCCGGTGGCTGGCTCATGGAGCCCGTCACGGACAAGGGCGGCGAACTGGTGGCCTCGCTGGAAGACGGCAAGGCCAAGGAAGCGGAAGCCCAGGCAGTCAAGGACAAGGCCAACGCCGCCATCGGCGACGCCGTGGACGTGTCCGCAGCCCAGGACAAGCTTCTGGCCCTGTTCGACGATGCGGCCTTCTGGGAAGCCCAGTCCTCCAAGTGCATCAGCTGCGGCACCTGCACCTATCTCTGCCCCACCTGCTACTGCTTCAACATCACCGATGAGAAGTTCGGCATGGAAGGCGTGCGAATGCGCACCTGGGACAACTGCATGTCCGCACTGTTCACCATGGAGGCCAGCGGTCACAACCCCAGGCCGACCAAGGCGCACAGGCTGAAGAACCGCGTGGGCCACAAGTTCAGCTACTACCCCTCTCTTCATGACGGAAACATCGCCTGCGTCGGATGCGGGCGCTGCATAAAGAGCTGTCCGGTGTCCGTGGACATCAGAGCCATCGTTCAGAATGCCATTGCCGCCCCTGCTCCCGAGCAAGAGGGCTAA
- a CDS encoding FAD/NAD(P)-binding protein, which produces MTNASNPYLPAIGTIIETIQETPNIKTFRVVLNKEEDMKNFKFHPGQVGQLSVFGTGESTFVINSPPTRMDYLQFSVMRAGEVTTKLHSLSAGDQIGVRAPLGNWFPYEELKGKDIVFVGGGIGMAPLRTLLLYMLDKREDYGKISVLYGARSPQDMAFQYELPEWLERDDMTTRLTIDVESEGWEHSVGLIPNVLLEMNPSPDNCVAVTCGPPIMIKFTLQALQKLGFQDDQIITTLEKRMKCGVGICGRCNIGNKYVCMDGPVFTYKQLKEIPNEL; this is translated from the coding sequence ATGACTAATGCGTCCAATCCGTACCTTCCTGCAATTGGGACCATTATCGAGACCATTCAGGAAACACCGAACATCAAGACGTTCCGCGTCGTCCTCAACAAAGAGGAAGACATGAAGAACTTCAAGTTCCACCCGGGCCAGGTAGGCCAGCTTTCGGTGTTCGGCACCGGCGAATCCACCTTCGTCATCAATTCGCCGCCCACCCGTATGGACTACCTCCAGTTCAGCGTCATGCGCGCGGGTGAAGTGACCACCAAGTTGCACTCCCTGTCCGCTGGCGACCAGATCGGCGTTCGCGCTCCTCTGGGCAATTGGTTCCCGTACGAGGAACTCAAGGGCAAGGACATCGTCTTCGTTGGCGGCGGCATCGGCATGGCTCCCCTTCGCACGCTCCTGCTCTACATGCTGGACAAACGCGAAGACTACGGCAAGATCTCCGTGCTCTACGGCGCTCGTTCCCCGCAGGACATGGCCTTCCAGTACGAGCTGCCCGAGTGGCTCGAACGGGACGACATGACCACCCGCCTGACCATTGACGTGGAATCCGAGGGCTGGGAGCACTCCGTTGGCCTTATCCCCAACGTGCTGCTGGAAATGAACCCGTCTCCGGACAACTGTGTGGCCGTCACCTGCGGTCCCCCGATCATGATCAAGTTCACCCTCCAGGCCCTGCAAAAGCTCGGCTTCCAGGACGACCAGATCATCACCACGCTGGAAAAGCGCATGAAGTGCGGCGTGGGTATCTGCGGACGCTGCAACATCGGCAACAAGTACGTCTGCATGGACGGCCCGGTGTTCACCTACAAGCAACTCAAGGAAATACCGAACGAGCTGTAG
- a CDS encoding sigma-54-dependent transcriptional regulator produces MSDDIRILAVDDSKSTLEVLKRNLLPEGYEVYTCERVDEALPLLEELDIDLVITDYRMPQATGLDLIKHVRGNHPDMEIMMITGYPSIPGAVEAIKDGAGEYLAKPFTTEELLSAVERIVSRLQQRRVFSTPDTPPDNFGIIGNSPEMARVFRRIGKAAASDANVLISGQSGTGKELVARAVHYNSDRRSASFVPVNCTAIPDSLVESELFGHVKGAFTGAKEARAGFFEIAHGGSIFLDEIGDASPNMQAKLLRVIQAKEFTKVGSSRVHRVDTRILAATHKDLKQMVAEGTFREDLFYRINVVDITVPALCERGDDILLLINYFLTKFSKGMHRTPPGLSDEVLHALQRHPWPGNVRELENLIQKLVVIVDHDPIEITDLPDAMRFSLPREGNVSRTLAEVEYEHIRNVLSMTRDNKTRAAEVLGINRKTLREKLKRMEEFGGGEE; encoded by the coding sequence ATGAGTGATGATATCCGGATACTGGCGGTGGACGACTCCAAGTCCACCCTGGAAGTGCTCAAGCGGAACCTGCTCCCCGAAGGGTACGAGGTCTACACCTGCGAGCGGGTGGACGAGGCGCTGCCACTGCTCGAAGAGCTGGACATCGACCTTGTCATCACCGACTACCGCATGCCCCAGGCCACCGGGCTGGACCTGATCAAGCACGTGCGCGGGAATCATCCGGACATGGAGATCATGATGATCACCGGGTATCCGTCCATCCCGGGCGCGGTGGAGGCCATCAAGGACGGCGCGGGTGAGTACCTGGCCAAGCCCTTCACCACCGAGGAGCTGCTCTCGGCAGTGGAGCGCATCGTGTCCCGCCTTCAGCAGCGTCGTGTATTCTCCACGCCGGACACCCCGCCGGACAACTTCGGAATTATCGGCAACTCGCCGGAGATGGCGCGGGTATTCCGGCGCATCGGCAAGGCCGCTGCCAGCGACGCCAACGTGCTCATCTCCGGGCAGTCGGGCACGGGTAAGGAATTGGTGGCGCGCGCGGTGCATTACAACAGCGATCGCCGGTCGGCCTCGTTCGTGCCGGTCAACTGCACGGCCATCCCGGACAGTCTGGTGGAGAGCGAGTTGTTCGGCCACGTAAAGGGGGCGTTCACCGGGGCCAAGGAGGCCCGCGCCGGATTCTTCGAGATCGCCCACGGCGGCTCCATCTTTCTGGACGAGATCGGCGACGCCAGCCCGAACATGCAGGCCAAGCTGCTGCGCGTCATCCAGGCCAAGGAGTTCACCAAGGTCGGTTCCAGCCGGGTGCACCGGGTGGACACCCGCATCCTGGCTGCCACCCACAAGGATCTGAAGCAGATGGTGGCCGAGGGCACCTTCCGTGAGGATCTTTTTTACCGGATCAACGTGGTGGACATCACGGTCCCGGCCCTGTGCGAGCGGGGGGACGACATCCTGTTGCTGATCAACTATTTCCTGACCAAGTTCTCCAAGGGCATGCACCGGACGCCGCCAGGCCTGAGCGATGAGGTCCTTCATGCCCTCCAACGCCACCCCTGGCCGGGCAACGTGCGCGAGCTGGAGAACCTCATCCAGAAGCTGGTGGTCATCGTGGATCACGACCCCATCGAGATCACGGACCTGCCCGACGCCATGCGCTTCAGCCTGCCCAGGGAGGGCAACGTCAGCCGTACCCTGGCCGAGGTGGAGTACGAGCACATCCGCAACGTGCTGTCCATGACCCGCGACAACAAGACGAGGGCGGCCGAGGTGCTGGGCATCAACCGCAAGACGCTCCGTGAAAAGCTCAAGCGGATGGAGGAGTTCGGGGGCGGAGAGGAGTAG
- a CDS encoding glutaredoxin family protein: MSKKVTLYALSTCPHCHNAMELLTEILGQSGFKLLYTDRLSGDERNIAMRELRAVNPDVSFPTTVVGNKCVIGFKADEIRLLVEGK, from the coding sequence ATGAGCAAAAAAGTCACCCTTTATGCCCTCAGCACGTGCCCTCATTGCCACAACGCAATGGAGCTGCTTACTGAGATACTTGGCCAAAGCGGCTTCAAGCTGCTTTACACCGACAGGCTTTCCGGCGATGAGCGCAACATCGCCATGCGTGAACTCAGGGCAGTGAATCCCGATGTTTCCTTTCCCACTACCGTGGTTGGCAACAAATGCGTTATTGGCTTCAAGGCTGATGAAATCCGCCTGCTGGTCGAGGGTAAGTAA
- a CDS encoding ferritin-like domain-containing protein, which yields MANFFHANEIAKVAVEIEKKGRAFYTRAADAAKTDEIKDLFRYLAEEETKHEAIFAALLDRLGKVEMPAWSNEEEYSTYLNALIESHALFSGGLAEKYMADAEDEDTALRMAMSFEKDTLLFFIEMKELVPESEKQFVMQCADEERTHLRQLKEMLKS from the coding sequence ATGGCTAATTTCTTCCATGCCAACGAGATAGCTAAAGTCGCTGTTGAAATAGAAAAGAAAGGCAGAGCGTTTTATACCCGTGCTGCCGATGCCGCCAAGACCGACGAGATCAAGGATCTGTTCAGGTACCTGGCAGAAGAGGAAACCAAGCACGAGGCCATCTTCGCCGCCCTGCTCGACAGGCTGGGCAAAGTCGAGATGCCTGCATGGTCCAACGAGGAAGAGTATTCCACCTACCTCAACGCCCTGATCGAGTCTCACGCCCTGTTCAGCGGCGGTCTGGCCGAAAAGTATATGGCCGACGCCGAGGATGAGGATACTGCCCTGCGAATGGCCATGAGCTTCGAGAAGGACACCCTGCTCTTCTTCATCGAGATGAAGGAGCTTGTGCCCGAGTCCGAAAAGCAGTTCGTGATGCAGTGCGCCGACGAAGAGCGCACCCATCTGCGGCAGCTCAAGGAAATGCTCAAATCCTAA
- a CDS encoding 4Fe-4S dicluster domain-containing protein has product MQYLDELKSKIKEKLPDLDVVIGWEQGFDPLRATPLFMRTEEDVDKLTWGPLCVHNLATYLTGLKGKKVGVVVKGCDSRSIIELLQEKLINREDITVFGLPCEGVISMKKVARAVGTLDYIEKVDVTTKGITVSAEGKDYDLPLTEVGADKCGRCQYHNALLSDVFIGDTIDDSAEDDYSDVTEFEAKPREERLNYWLAQMDRCLRCYACRNACPLCVCRDHCVAQSRDPHWMSQDDTVQSKWFFQMIHAMHLAGRCTECGECERSCPVGIPILLLRRKMNKQINELFDYKAGTKIDAKPPLMAFKVEEDNINERGW; this is encoded by the coding sequence ATGCAATATTTGGACGAATTGAAAAGCAAAATAAAAGAGAAGCTGCCCGACCTGGACGTGGTCATCGGCTGGGAGCAGGGTTTCGACCCCCTGCGCGCCACCCCCTTGTTCATGCGGACCGAGGAGGACGTGGACAAGCTGACCTGGGGTCCGTTGTGCGTGCACAACCTCGCCACCTACCTGACCGGCCTCAAAGGCAAGAAGGTCGGCGTCGTGGTCAAGGGTTGCGACAGCCGCTCCATCATCGAGCTGCTCCAGGAGAAGCTTATCAACCGCGAGGACATCACCGTATTCGGCCTGCCCTGCGAAGGCGTCATCTCCATGAAGAAGGTCGCCCGCGCCGTCGGTACCCTCGACTACATTGAAAAAGTCGACGTCACGACCAAGGGCATCACCGTCTCCGCCGAGGGCAAGGACTACGACCTGCCCCTGACCGAAGTGGGTGCGGACAAGTGTGGACGCTGCCAGTACCACAATGCCCTGCTCTCCGACGTCTTCATCGGCGACACCATCGATGACTCTGCCGAAGACGATTACAGCGATGTGACCGAGTTTGAGGCAAAGCCCCGCGAAGAGCGCTTGAACTACTGGCTGGCACAGATGGACCGCTGCCTGCGCTGCTATGCCTGCCGCAACGCCTGTCCCCTGTGCGTCTGCCGCGACCACTGCGTCGCCCAGAGCCGCGATCCTCACTGGATGAGCCAGGACGACACGGTCCAGAGCAAGTGGTTCTTCCAGATGATCCACGCCATGCACCTGGCCGGTCGCTGCACCGAGTGCGGTGAGTGCGAACGCTCCTGCCCGGTGGGCATCCCCATCCTCCTGCTCCGCCGGAAGATGAACAAGCAAATCAACGAACTCTTCGATTACAAGGCCGGCACCAAGATCGATGCCAAGCCGCCGCTGATGGCTTTCAAGGTCGAAGAAGACAACATCAATGAGAGAGGCTGGTAA
- the nadB gene encoding L-aspartate oxidase encodes MLQSRIITQALVIGSGVAGACCALNIAAKGHEVTLLTAGDELGDGNTAYAQGGIVSRGDDDTAALLSKDILKAGCRHNNTPAVNHLSKYGPDAVKEMLIDRIGVPFARKEDGSLDMTREGAHSAYRVLYCGDYTGKAIMEGLAQAIDDEPLIHQLKGRTAVDLITSLHHTSKLSFRYSRTNQCLGAYVYNQASNSVETILADYTVLATGGAGRLFLHSTNAKCSLGSALSMAHRAGVRLMNAEYVQFHPTALFHRSKRLFLITEAMRGEGAHLVNSRGERFMSRYDPRLELAPRDVVSRAIVDTLHRSGEDCVFLDCRPVKHELATRFPTIYKRCRDLGIDIDKDPIPVVPAAHYHCGGVYSDLNGLTSLDRLHAIGECSCTGVHGANRLASTSLLEGVLWGCNAGKSIANKLTRKPGANKRLQDSIPDWKHPGRTSNEDPALIAQDWMNIRTTMWNYAGINRTDQRLTRACEDLRVLIKDLTKFYKTTPLSKPLIDLFHGSYAAYIVAMSALSNKHSLGCHHLQDN; translated from the coding sequence ATGCTCCAGTCACGCATCATCACGCAGGCTTTGGTCATCGGTTCCGGCGTGGCCGGGGCGTGTTGCGCCCTGAATATCGCGGCCAAGGGACATGAGGTCACCCTGCTCACTGCCGGGGACGAGTTGGGCGACGGCAACACGGCCTATGCCCAGGGAGGCATTGTCTCCCGTGGAGACGACGACACCGCCGCCCTGCTCAGCAAAGACATCCTCAAGGCAGGCTGCCGACACAACAACACCCCAGCCGTCAACCACCTCTCCAAATACGGGCCGGACGCGGTCAAGGAGATGCTCATTGACCGCATCGGCGTGCCCTTCGCCCGCAAGGAAGACGGCAGCCTGGACATGACCCGGGAGGGAGCGCACTCCGCCTACCGGGTGCTCTACTGCGGCGACTACACCGGCAAGGCCATCATGGAAGGCCTTGCACAGGCTATCGATGACGAACCGCTTATCCACCAGCTCAAGGGCCGGACTGCGGTCGATCTGATCACCAGCCTCCACCACACCTCCAAGCTTTCCTTCCGCTACAGCCGGACCAACCAGTGCCTGGGCGCATATGTATACAACCAGGCCAGCAACTCGGTGGAGACCATCCTTGCCGACTACACGGTACTGGCAACAGGCGGTGCCGGACGACTTTTCCTGCATTCCACCAACGCCAAGTGCTCCCTGGGGTCCGCCCTGTCCATGGCACACAGGGCCGGTGTGCGACTGATGAACGCGGAGTATGTCCAGTTCCATCCCACGGCGCTTTTCCACCGCTCCAAACGTCTTTTCCTGATCACCGAGGCCATGCGCGGCGAAGGCGCACACCTTGTCAACAGCCGGGGTGAACGGTTCATGTCCCGCTATGACCCGCGCCTGGAGCTGGCCCCGCGCGACGTGGTCTCGCGCGCCATCGTGGACACCCTCCATCGCAGCGGCGAGGACTGCGTCTTCCTCGATTGCCGTCCCGTGAAGCATGAGCTGGCCACCCGTTTCCCGACCATCTACAAGCGGTGCCGCGATCTCGGCATCGATATCGACAAGGACCCCATCCCGGTGGTCCCGGCGGCGCACTACCACTGCGGCGGCGTGTATTCGGACCTCAACGGCCTGACCAGCCTGGACCGTTTGCACGCCATCGGCGAATGCAGCTGCACGGGCGTGCACGGGGCCAACCGGCTGGCGAGCACCTCCCTGCTCGAAGGCGTGCTCTGGGGATGCAATGCTGGCAAATCCATTGCCAACAAGCTGACCCGAAAGCCCGGAGCCAACAAACGACTGCAGGACTCCATCCCGGACTGGAAGCATCCGGGCAGAACCAGCAACGAGGACCCGGCCCTCATCGCCCAGGACTGGATGAATATCCGCACCACCATGTGGAACTACGCGGGCATCAACCGCACCGACCAGCGGCTGACCCGGGCCTGCGAAGACCTGCGCGTCCTGATCAAGGACCTGACCAAGTTCTACAAGACCACGCCGTTATCCAAACCGCTTATCGATCTTTTCCATGGCAGCTATGCGGCCTATATCGTGGCCATGTCGGCCCTCAGTAACAAGCACTCGCTCGGCTGCCACCACCTTCAGGACAACTAG
- a CDS encoding glutaredoxin family protein, with protein MSKEITLYTISNCPHCNKTRELLTELVGANGFKWVFTDRLFGDERNEAMRRLRAINPDIAFPVTFIGDESVVGYKEDHIRELLA; from the coding sequence ATGTCCAAGGAAATCACCCTCTATACCATCAGCAACTGCCCCCACTGCAACAAGACCCGCGAGCTCCTTACTGAACTCGTCGGGGCGAACGGCTTCAAGTGGGTATTCACGGACCGTCTCTTCGGCGATGAGCGCAACGAGGCCATGCGCAGGTTGCGCGCCATCAATCCGGATATCGCCTTTCCCGTCACGTTCATCGGTGACGAGAGCGTGGTCGGATACAAGGAAGACCACATCAGGGAGTTGCTTGCCTAA